From Coffea arabica cultivar ET-39 chromosome 9c, Coffea Arabica ET-39 HiFi, whole genome shotgun sequence, one genomic window encodes:
- the LOC113708806 gene encoding AP2-like ethylene-responsive transcription factor At2g41710 isoform X1: MASSSSRPPPGKVETGGCSSGGGGGGGGETSEAVVAAATCAVMVGPIPGGGGAGDELAMYRGLKKAKKERGCTAKERISKMPPCTAGKRSSIYRGVTRHRWTGRYEAHLWDKSTWNQNQNKKGKQVYLGAYDDEEAAARAYDLAALKYWGPGTLINFPVTDYTRDLEEMQNFSREDYLASLRRKSSGFSRGVSKYRPLSSRWDPQFGQFSGADYFTSIRYGAADDATAENEYIGGFCIDRKFDLTTYIKWWGTNKPRQVDPHAKSSEETSYRPGEDMSSELKSVELTAKPTEPYEMPRLGVPQEGKHRKGAVSAMSILSQSTAFKSLQEKGLKKKAIDENDENEDKNVINKKDYGKGVEKCSHDGGNERVGAGLGMTGGLPVPRNVYPLTPLLTAPLVTNYNSIDSLNDPVLWTSLVSVLPVGSSRTSEVAKNESSSDYNLFQQEG; encoded by the exons ATGGCGTCGTCTTCCTCTCGACCGCCTCCTGGAAAAGTGGAAACCGGCGGATGCAGCAGCGGCGGcggcggaggaggaggaggggaaaCGTCTGAAGCTGTAGTTGCTGCTGCTACTTGTGCAGTGATGGTGGGACCCATACCGGGAGGAGGCGGCGCCGGCGATGAGCTGGCAATGTATAGAGGGCTGaagaaagctaagaaagagagaGGATGTACTGCTAAAGAACGCATCAGCAAAATGCCCCCTTGCACAGCCGGCAAACGTAGCTCTATTTATCGCGGCGTGACTAG GCATAGATGGACAGGACGATATGAAGCTCATCTTTGGGATAAAAGCACCTGGAatcaaaaccaaaataaaaagggAAAGCAAG TTTACCTGG GTGCATATGATGATGAGGAGGCAGCAGCCAGAGCATATGATCTTGCTGCCTTGAAATACTGGGGCCCTGGAACACTCATTAATTTTCCA GTTACTGACTATACAAGGGACCTTGAAGAGATGCAAAATTTCTCAAGAGAAGACTATCTCGCATCCCTTCGAAG AAAGAGTAGTGGCTTCTCAAGAGGAGTCTCCAAATATCGTCCTCTTTCAAG CCGATGGGATCCACAATTTGGTCAGTTTTCTGGGGCTGATTACTTCACCAGCATTCGATATG GTGCAGCTGATGATGCAACAGCAGAAAATGAATATATTGGTGGCTTTTGCATTGATAGAAAGTTTGATTTGACCACTTATATCAAGTGGTGGGGGACCAATAAACCACGTCAAGTAGATCCACACGCTAAATCATCAGAGGAAACATCATATCGCCCTGGTGAAGACATGAGCAGTGAACTTAAATCTGTAGAACTGACAGCTAAGCCCACTGAACCCTATGAGATGCCACGATTGGGTGTGCCTCAAGAAGGAAAACACCGAAAAGGTGCTGTGTCTGCTATGAGCATTTTGTCACAATCCACAGCATTTAAGAGCTTACAAGAAAAAGGATTGAAGAAGAAAGCAATAGATGAgaatgatgaaaatgaagataaaaatgttATTAACAAAAAGGACTACGGCAAGGGGGTTGAAAAATGTAGTCATGATGGTGGAAATGAGAGAGTTGGAGCTGGACTTGGGATGACTGGAGGATTACCTGTTCCAAGAAATGTTTACCCACTAACTCCCTTACTGACTGCTCCACTTGTGACCAACTACAACTCTATTGATTCCTTAAATGATCCTGTTCTTTGGACCAGTCTTGTTTCAGTTCTTCCTGTGGGATCTTCGCGCACTTCTGAG GTTGCAAAGAACGAGTCTAGCTCAGATTACAATTTGTTCCAGCAAGAAGGCTGA
- the LOC113708806 gene encoding AP2-like ethylene-responsive transcription factor At2g41710 isoform X2, producing MASSSSRPPPGKVETGGCSSGGGGGGGGETSEAVVAAATCAVMVGPIPGGGGAGDELAMYRGLKKAKKERGCTAKERISKMPPCTAGKRSSIYRGVTRHRWTGRYEAHLWDKSTWNQNQNKKGKQVYLGAYDDEEAAARAYDLAALKYWGPGTLINFPVTDYTRDLEEMQNFSREDYLASLRRKSSGFSRGVSKYRPLSSRWDPQFGAADDATAENEYIGGFCIDRKFDLTTYIKWWGTNKPRQVDPHAKSSEETSYRPGEDMSSELKSVELTAKPTEPYEMPRLGVPQEGKHRKGAVSAMSILSQSTAFKSLQEKGLKKKAIDENDENEDKNVINKKDYGKGVEKCSHDGGNERVGAGLGMTGGLPVPRNVYPLTPLLTAPLVTNYNSIDSLNDPVLWTSLVSVLPVGSSRTSEVAKNESSSDYNLFQQEG from the exons ATGGCGTCGTCTTCCTCTCGACCGCCTCCTGGAAAAGTGGAAACCGGCGGATGCAGCAGCGGCGGcggcggaggaggaggaggggaaaCGTCTGAAGCTGTAGTTGCTGCTGCTACTTGTGCAGTGATGGTGGGACCCATACCGGGAGGAGGCGGCGCCGGCGATGAGCTGGCAATGTATAGAGGGCTGaagaaagctaagaaagagagaGGATGTACTGCTAAAGAACGCATCAGCAAAATGCCCCCTTGCACAGCCGGCAAACGTAGCTCTATTTATCGCGGCGTGACTAG GCATAGATGGACAGGACGATATGAAGCTCATCTTTGGGATAAAAGCACCTGGAatcaaaaccaaaataaaaagggAAAGCAAG TTTACCTGG GTGCATATGATGATGAGGAGGCAGCAGCCAGAGCATATGATCTTGCTGCCTTGAAATACTGGGGCCCTGGAACACTCATTAATTTTCCA GTTACTGACTATACAAGGGACCTTGAAGAGATGCAAAATTTCTCAAGAGAAGACTATCTCGCATCCCTTCGAAG AAAGAGTAGTGGCTTCTCAAGAGGAGTCTCCAAATATCGTCCTCTTTCAAG CCGATGGGATCCACAATTTG GTGCAGCTGATGATGCAACAGCAGAAAATGAATATATTGGTGGCTTTTGCATTGATAGAAAGTTTGATTTGACCACTTATATCAAGTGGTGGGGGACCAATAAACCACGTCAAGTAGATCCACACGCTAAATCATCAGAGGAAACATCATATCGCCCTGGTGAAGACATGAGCAGTGAACTTAAATCTGTAGAACTGACAGCTAAGCCCACTGAACCCTATGAGATGCCACGATTGGGTGTGCCTCAAGAAGGAAAACACCGAAAAGGTGCTGTGTCTGCTATGAGCATTTTGTCACAATCCACAGCATTTAAGAGCTTACAAGAAAAAGGATTGAAGAAGAAAGCAATAGATGAgaatgatgaaaatgaagataaaaatgttATTAACAAAAAGGACTACGGCAAGGGGGTTGAAAAATGTAGTCATGATGGTGGAAATGAGAGAGTTGGAGCTGGACTTGGGATGACTGGAGGATTACCTGTTCCAAGAAATGTTTACCCACTAACTCCCTTACTGACTGCTCCACTTGTGACCAACTACAACTCTATTGATTCCTTAAATGATCCTGTTCTTTGGACCAGTCTTGTTTCAGTTCTTCCTGTGGGATCTTCGCGCACTTCTGAG GTTGCAAAGAACGAGTCTAGCTCAGATTACAATTTGTTCCAGCAAGAAGGCTGA
- the LOC140014208 gene encoding uncharacterized protein, which produces MNDILSNGEKWGGVRRPEESFKVFREFVENNQLIDIGFEKVPWTYSNPRDKEGEVKERLNRVLCSTEWRSEDDKAKCIHIQNEASDHCMLWLDTEPRGKGWKKRFYFDKNWLNFGEVGDIVANAWGKQQMDLDYTNCSI; this is translated from the coding sequence ATGAATGACATTTTATCTAATGGAGAAAAGTGGGGTGGGGTAAGGAGACCTGAGGAGAGTTTTAAGGTGTTTAGAGAGTTTGTAGAGAATAATCAGCTTATTGACATTGGGTTTGAGAAAGTTCCATGGACTTATAGTAATCCGCGGGATAAAGAGGGGGAAGTAAAAGAAAGACTGAATAGAGTTCTTTGCAGTACGGAATGGAGAAGTGAGGATGATAAGGCAAAATGCATACATATCCAAAATGAGGCTTCTGATCACTGTATGTTATGGCTAGATACTGAGCCTAGAGGGAAAGGATGGAAAAAGAGGTTCTATTTTGACAAGAATTGGCTGAACTTTGGGGAGGTGGGGGACATTGTAGCAAACGCCTGGGGGAAACAGCAGATGGATCTAGACTATACAAACTGCAGCATTTAA